The Candidatus Omnitrophota bacterium genome has a segment encoding these proteins:
- a CDS encoding isoprenyl transferase, with the protein MLQHVAIIMDGNGRWAERRHLPKLAGHRAGVKAAEQAIEGARELGIKVLTLYTFSTENWKRPKREIEGLFMLLDEYLDREADKFNKNNIRFSVIGRIDALPQATQVKLEKMIRSTKDNTGLILNLALNYGSRTEMIDAVRSIAADVAEGKTPIGSIDEKLFSRNLYTKDLPDPDLMIRTSGESRISNFLLWQLSYSELYFMKKLWPDFKKSDLKKAVSEYGTRERRFGA; encoded by the coding sequence ATGCTTCAGCACGTCGCGATAATAATGGACGGGAACGGGAGGTGGGCCGAAAGGCGGCATCTGCCTAAACTTGCCGGGCACCGCGCCGGCGTAAAAGCGGCCGAGCAGGCGATAGAAGGGGCGCGTGAGCTGGGCATAAAAGTCCTGACCCTGTACACCTTCTCCACGGAGAACTGGAAAAGGCCCAAGAGGGAGATAGAGGGCCTCTTCATGCTCCTGGATGAATATCTCGACAGGGAGGCGGACAAATTCAATAAGAACAATATACGTTTTTCGGTAATAGGCCGTATAGACGCCTTGCCGCAGGCCACACAGGTAAAGCTGGAGAAGATGATCCGATCGACAAAGGATAATACGGGCCTCATACTTAACCTGGCGCTCAATTACGGCAGCAGGACGGAGATGATCGACGCGGTCCGTTCGATCGCTGCCGATGTGGCGGAAGGTAAGACGCCCATCGGTTCTATAGATGAAAAACTCTTTTCCCGGAACCTGTACACGAAAGACCTGCCCGACCCGGATCTCATGATACGGACTTCCGGCGAATCCAGGATATCCAACTTCCTGCTGTGGCAACTGTCCTACTCGGAGCTTTATTTCATGAAGAAATTGTGGCCGGATTTTAAAAAGAGCGACCTCAAAAAGGCGGTATCTGAATACGGGACCAGGGAGAGGAGGTTCGGCGCTTAA